From a single Mycolicibacterium moriokaense genomic region:
- a CDS encoding SDR family NAD(P)-dependent oxidoreductase, whose product MATQWTPSRLGDLSGKRIIVTGATNGVGLGTARALARAGAHVILAVRNLELGAQRAAEIGGDTEVVKLDLADLSSVRAFSNLLSGDVDILINNAGLVAQTRSDTVDGFEITLGTNFLGPFALTNLLFERVRSKIINVGSNAHKTSSFAFDDPHLRSRKWSAFPAYGRSKLAVMLWGLELDRRLREAGSPVAAFLTEPGFVASNLSNVSDTRVMSTFHSVVTRIANVVGNDIDAGAAPTLYCISEPIPPGSYVGCDGRLGLKGGPTLSGRAAHACDYDDAQQLWEFAESETGTSLPI is encoded by the coding sequence GTGGCGACACAGTGGACGCCGAGCAGGCTCGGCGATTTGAGTGGCAAGCGCATCATCGTCACCGGTGCGACCAACGGTGTGGGTCTGGGCACGGCGCGGGCGTTGGCCCGTGCGGGTGCACACGTGATCCTTGCCGTGCGCAACCTGGAACTGGGCGCGCAACGCGCGGCGGAAATCGGCGGCGACACCGAGGTCGTCAAACTGGACCTCGCCGATCTGTCGTCGGTGCGCGCGTTCTCGAATCTGCTGTCCGGTGACGTGGACATTCTCATCAACAACGCGGGCCTGGTCGCACAGACGCGAAGTGACACCGTCGACGGCTTCGAGATCACCCTCGGCACCAACTTCCTGGGCCCTTTCGCGTTGACCAACCTGCTGTTCGAGCGGGTGCGGTCGAAGATCATCAACGTCGGCTCCAATGCCCACAAGACATCGTCGTTCGCGTTCGACGACCCGCACCTGAGGTCGCGGAAGTGGTCGGCCTTCCCGGCGTACGGCCGCTCGAAACTTGCCGTCATGTTGTGGGGTCTGGAATTGGACCGCCGGTTGCGCGAGGCGGGTTCGCCGGTCGCCGCTTTCCTCACGGAGCCGGGCTTCGTCGCGTCCAATCTGTCCAACGTGTCCGACACCCGCGTCATGTCGACGTTCCATTCTGTGGTGACCCGGATCGCGAATGTGGTTGGCAATGACATCGATGCGGGGGCCGCGCCGACGCTGTATTGCATCAGCGAGCCAATTCCGCCCGGAAGCTATGTGGGCTGCGACGGAAGGCTCGGACTCAAGGGCGGGCCGACGTTGAGCGGTCGGGCCGCGCACGCGTGTGACTACGACGACGCCCAACAGCTCTGGGAATTCGCC
- a CDS encoding class I SAM-dependent methyltransferase, whose amino-acid sequence MPGPDALITNVSDTARWVATYRAKETERRDALFHDPLAARLAGDRGRAMVAAAPRSIRNGWWLVARTKVIDDIVMAAIADGCDRVLNLAAGLDTRPYRLALPPELQWVEADLPGLLTEKQQLLADEMPRCRLTMHPVDLADPQARDAFLDKALRGASKALVLTEGLLMYLEESDVVALSNAFTRPEIAWWMLDFAGPGLQKRLNKRTGGLLDSAPIKFAPSNGLAFYEDLGWRPLEFDSVFSAAHRFNRLPRWMRIAALLPQPDPRNPGNQTYSGIVRLTRGT is encoded by the coding sequence GTGCCTGGCCCCGACGCACTCATCACCAACGTTTCGGACACCGCGCGGTGGGTCGCCACCTATCGGGCGAAAGAGACCGAACGCCGCGATGCGCTGTTCCACGATCCTCTTGCCGCCAGGCTGGCCGGTGATCGGGGCCGCGCGATGGTCGCCGCCGCGCCGCGGTCGATCCGCAACGGTTGGTGGCTGGTGGCGCGAACCAAGGTGATCGACGACATCGTCATGGCGGCGATCGCTGACGGATGCGATCGCGTCCTGAATCTGGCCGCGGGCCTCGACACCCGGCCGTACCGGTTGGCGTTGCCGCCGGAACTTCAGTGGGTCGAGGCTGATCTGCCGGGCTTGCTCACCGAGAAACAACAGCTGCTCGCCGACGAGATGCCGCGGTGCAGGTTGACGATGCACCCTGTGGACCTCGCCGACCCGCAGGCCCGCGACGCATTCTTGGACAAAGCGCTGCGCGGCGCGTCGAAAGCCCTCGTGCTGACCGAGGGCCTGTTGATGTACCTCGAGGAGAGCGACGTCGTCGCGCTGTCGAACGCATTCACTCGCCCCGAAATCGCTTGGTGGATGCTCGACTTCGCCGGTCCCGGATTGCAGAAGCGCCTGAACAAGCGGACCGGCGGCCTGCTGGACAGTGCGCCGATCAAGTTCGCGCCCTCCAACGGCCTGGCCTTCTACGAAGACCTGGGTTGGCGTCCGCTCGAGTTCGACTCGGTGTTCTCCGCAGCGCATCGTTTCAACAGGCTGCCGCGATGGATGCGGATCGCGGCGCTGCTCCCTCAGCCCGATCCACGCAATCCGGGCAACCAGACCTACAGCGGCATCGTCAGGCTGACGCGGGGGACGTAA
- a CDS encoding flavin monoamine oxidase family protein yields MPKLTRRQFAASAGVLAAVAMLPGCSDSEESSGGDQRSDAPKERIVVVGAGMAGLAAARRLADAGKDVTVLEARDRIGGRMWTNTSLGVPIDLGAAWIHGTENNPLTELADEVGARRVETDFDRPVLYQDGRELSSEVVQNTLERWQQIAKDLGTLSDNAGDHESVANGLAEVADMNDPLIQWAVASEIVGEYAADPEELSLKWLGNEGEFDGPDVLLPGGYQELAQHLARGLDIQLGTEITRVTYDDQKVRLETSQGAVDADRVILTIPLGVLKAGTITFDPPLPHEKQAAIERLGFGLLDKVVLKFDQPFWPDADVLGLVGADQPVPFLINGEAFADAPLLVALRGGRDARAREALSDEDAVAQVVAALKAPNPTGSLVTRWAADPYARGSYSFIAVGSSPDDMDALAEPINDRLAFAGEATNPEFFATVHGAYQSGIREAERILG; encoded by the coding sequence ATGCCAAAGCTGACACGGCGCCAATTCGCCGCGAGCGCAGGCGTGCTTGCGGCGGTCGCGATGCTGCCCGGCTGCAGCGACAGCGAGGAAAGTAGCGGCGGCGATCAGCGCAGCGACGCACCGAAAGAACGCATCGTGGTGGTGGGAGCAGGCATGGCGGGGCTCGCGGCCGCGCGGCGCCTCGCCGATGCGGGCAAGGACGTCACCGTGTTGGAGGCCCGTGATCGGATCGGCGGCCGCATGTGGACCAACACATCGCTCGGTGTTCCGATCGACCTGGGCGCGGCGTGGATACACGGCACCGAGAACAATCCGCTCACCGAGCTCGCCGACGAGGTGGGAGCGCGCCGAGTCGAGACCGACTTCGACAGGCCGGTTCTGTATCAGGACGGACGCGAACTCAGCTCCGAGGTTGTGCAGAACACCCTGGAGCGCTGGCAGCAGATCGCCAAAGACCTTGGCACCCTTAGTGATAACGCAGGCGATCACGAGTCGGTCGCCAACGGTCTGGCTGAGGTCGCCGATATGAACGATCCGCTCATCCAATGGGCGGTGGCCAGCGAGATCGTCGGCGAGTACGCGGCCGACCCCGAAGAGCTCTCGCTCAAGTGGTTGGGCAATGAAGGCGAGTTCGACGGACCCGACGTCCTCCTGCCCGGCGGATACCAGGAGTTGGCACAACATCTCGCGCGCGGACTGGACATACAGCTGGGTACGGAGATCACTCGCGTCACGTACGACGACCAAAAGGTGCGACTCGAGACGTCACAGGGTGCGGTAGACGCCGACCGGGTCATCCTCACGATCCCGTTGGGTGTGCTCAAGGCGGGCACGATCACCTTCGACCCGCCGTTGCCCCACGAGAAGCAGGCCGCGATCGAGCGACTCGGCTTCGGTTTACTCGACAAGGTGGTGCTGAAGTTCGACCAACCCTTCTGGCCTGATGCCGATGTCTTGGGCCTCGTCGGTGCCGACCAGCCGGTGCCGTTCCTGATCAACGGCGAGGCGTTCGCCGACGCGCCGCTGTTGGTCGCCTTGCGCGGCGGTCGCGACGCGCGTGCGCGTGAGGCCCTTTCCGATGAGGATGCGGTCGCCCAAGTGGTGGCGGCCCTCAAGGCGCCCAACCCGACCGGATCACTCGTCACCCGCTGGGCCGCGGATCCGTACGCGCGGGGTTCATACAGCTTCATCGCCGTCGGTTCGAGCCCCGACGACATGGATGCCCTCGCCGAGCCGATCAACGACAGGCTGGCATTCGCAGGAGAGGCGACCAATCCGGAGTTCTTCGCGACCGTCCACGGTGCGTATCAGAGCGGCATCCGCGAGGCCGAGCGAATCCTCGGGTAA
- a CDS encoding LLM class flavin-dependent oxidoreductase yields the protein MTMPVMEPDLDAATLAAWAQAIDTGPFSSLCWGERIAFDNPDSLTLLGALAAWTDRVRLVTTVVVPQLHDPVMLAKALATGDMLSGGRLTVGLGVGGRHEDYNAVSADIATQTIRGLTESVAVMQRVWAGEKVTDSTLPVGPPPHQAGGPQLLVGTIGPKTVRSAAAWADGLAGTTLDLDVGKQNELFDVARAAWAQAGKGRPHLATSFWFAIGDGDEARAQVHAHLRRYMNWIPAEFVDAMAPTTGWAGDEDHLLEVLRRFEAIGTDEIHLIPTSSDIAQVRRVADVVKDIYPLSA from the coding sequence ATGACGATGCCGGTGATGGAGCCGGATCTCGACGCCGCGACGCTGGCGGCGTGGGCGCAGGCGATAGACACCGGACCGTTTTCGTCGCTGTGCTGGGGTGAGCGCATTGCGTTCGACAATCCCGATTCCCTGACGCTGCTGGGCGCGCTGGCGGCATGGACCGACCGCGTGCGGCTGGTGACGACCGTGGTGGTTCCGCAGCTGCACGATCCGGTCATGCTGGCCAAGGCGCTGGCCACCGGTGACATGCTCAGCGGCGGACGTCTGACGGTCGGCCTGGGAGTCGGCGGCAGGCACGAGGACTACAACGCCGTCAGTGCGGACATCGCCACCCAGACCATTCGTGGGCTGACCGAGAGCGTGGCGGTGATGCAACGTGTCTGGGCGGGGGAGAAGGTCACCGACTCCACCCTTCCGGTAGGGCCGCCGCCGCATCAGGCAGGAGGGCCACAACTGCTGGTCGGCACCATCGGCCCCAAGACCGTTCGCAGCGCGGCGGCGTGGGCCGACGGGTTGGCGGGTACGACGCTGGACCTCGACGTCGGCAAGCAGAACGAGCTCTTCGACGTCGCGCGCGCGGCATGGGCACAAGCGGGCAAGGGCCGTCCGCATCTGGCGACATCGTTCTGGTTCGCCATCGGCGACGGGGATGAGGCGCGGGCGCAGGTCCACGCCCATCTGCGCCGTTACATGAATTGGATTCCAGCCGAATTCGTCGACGCGATGGCACCCACAACCGGCTGGGCCGGAGACGAGGACCACCTGCTGGAGGTGCTGCGCCGGTTCGAGGCGATCGGCACGGACGAGATCCATTTGATCCCAACGAGTTCGGACATTGCCCAGGTCCGTCGAGTCGCTGACGTGGTCAAGGACATCTATCCGCTCTCGGCGTGA